TCTGGTATTTCACTCCATTTTTTAGGGTACTTGCTTTTGCAAGTATTCATCTCATTTTTAAATGATTCCGCAGGGAATTTTGAGATAAGCTTATTATCATTACCATCGTGAGCAAAATAATTTATAAAAGGAAGCCCTTTATGATAAAAAGAATTAATTACTTCAGACTTTTTTGTCTTTTTAGAATATATAACAAGTTTATTTAAAAGATATGAAAAAGTAATATAGTCCTTAGTTTCCCTGAAATTTGATATTCCCCAACCATAATTATTCTCATTAGCATAATTATAAACATCAAAAATATTTACTTTTTGTTCATAAATTTTATTGGGCATTTTATTCCTCCCAAAATCAAGAGAGTATTTAGCTGTAAACCCATTTTTATTGTATTCATAAATAATATCTGAATAAGGTAAACAAATTTTAATATTTCTATCTTTTATAATACATGGTGTTTCTAATGCATATTCTGAATAAAATTCATCTATCTCATTACTTTCTAAAAAACTATTTTTTTTATTTGTACTTAAATCATATTCTTGTAGCATATATTCCCTATTAGTCTCATTGTTTAGCAAAACCATTTTTCCATTCATTAATGCAATATTAGAATATAATTTATCAAGCTTTTTCTCTTCAATAAATTCCCCTAATAGATCATAAACAATAACTTTGTATGGTTTATCCGCATAAACTACAATTTGTTTGTTTACCTCATCAATTCCAAAATCAGTCAAACTAATATATTCATGAGGCCCTTTACCTATATTTTTAATTTTATAAAGAAACTTACCTTTATCACTAAAAATAAAAACACTGTTTAACTTTTTGTCGAGAATATAAATTCTATTATTGTAGAAACTTATCCTATCTATTTTTGAAATTATAGAAAATTCATTTGTTTCTAACTGTATCAAATATGAAGAAGAAAAGTATTCATCAAAGTTTCCTTCAACAGCTTCTTCGTTAAGATCTATTTTAATTGATTTAATATTATTGTTTACCAGTGGATTTACGTCATTAGATTCTTTACAAGAAATAAGGAAAAAAACAAGTATCACATAAAAGTTATTCTTCATAATTTTTTTTTAATGCTTCCATGAAATCATAATATTACATGGAAGCAAGTTAATTTTAATTAAGTAGACTGACAGCCTGGTATTGAACTTGTTACCCAACTACCCCAAGCCCCTGTTCCAGAAGTTCCAGGTGTACAAAGTGTATTTCCAGTACCAGGACAACTTACTTCTGCCGCCGCCCTAGTTCTAGTGCGCTTCTTACAATCTCCTATATTTTCTTCTTCTGATTGCGTCACTATTGTTGTAACTTTTTTCTCAGCGAAATTTCCATTTGACTCTGCATTTGCAGTAGAAATCAAATTAATAGACAAGAGATCATTAGCACCCTCTGTATTAGACTTATCTTTTAACATATCTATATTAAGGCCTATAATAAAAACCATTATTAATAACCCTAGAGCATTTAATGTTTTTTTCATTTTTTTTTATTTATTACGTTTATTTTATTATTTAACTTTAAGTCTGTCAGGCACACTACTCTTTAAATGTGTTAATACTTAACTTTATCAAGTATTAATAATCTAAATTTTTAGATTTCCTTTTATTCTTTAATTCTCTATTTCATTGGCTCTTTATTTTTGTTAAACAATTCATTTTTTGTGATTATATTTTTCATTTGTTGTTTTATTTCCTTTATTGCTGTTGATGATTTTTTTATCTCTTTGCCTAAAATTACTTTAGCTATTTTAACTGCTTTTTCCTTTTGCCCAATTTCATCATATAATTTTGCTAACAAATACAATGGGTAAAACCTAGTAGGTATCATATTAGAAGCATGTATATAGGCTATTTCTGATTCCTTATATTGTTTATTATTTTTATAAGCATCGCCTAAAGCCGTTTCTATAATAGTAGTATTTAAATGTATCTTAGCTCGTTCTAAAATTTGTATCGCTTTTTCATCTTGTTTATAAATGGATAAGGTTTTGCCGTAATTCATTAAAAACTCACCATTGTCTTTCAATTCAGGAAAAGCTTCCTCGTATGCTTCTATTGCAGTTTCATAATCTCCATATTGATAACTGTTTAAAGCGAATTGCCAATTTTTAAAGCTTTCACTTAAACTATTTATATACTTAAAGCTAAAAACTGTTATTATTAAAATACAACCAACCACTAAAGTTTTTAGAGAAATTATTATAGGAACATTTACTTTAAAATTTTGAAATAGCTTTGTTTTATTTTGGTCCAACTTAGCAAGACCTGATAATAAAATAACCATGATAAGTTTAATAGGTAGAATTTCCATGGGATAAGAAAAGAAGGCAAATACACCAATAGTTAGTAAGCTTATTTTTATTATAATACCTAACTCATTCCTTTCTTTTACATCTGCCGTTTTGATTTTGATAATAAAAAACAAAACAAACAGTAATATTATGAAACCAAATACGCCTTGTTCGGTTATAAATTGAATGAATTCATTGAAGGCATAATAAGTATTATCAGCTACTAAAGTCTCTTTAGTTTCTCCATGTTGTGAAAAATAATTAGCTTGATGGTTCATATAGTGAGCCTTAAAACGATCAAGGCCTACACCACAAACAGGATTTTCTTTTATTATTTCGGTAGAGACTTTCCAAATAAATAATCGACCATCCGAAGATCCTTGTTTAAAAAGATAAATACCTAATAGGCTTACTCCAATTATCAATATACAACCTGTGATTAAAATTGATTTTGTTAAATTGGTATATTTATTAAAAAGCCGTTTTATAACTCTATAGCGATATTCTAACAATAGGCAACTACTTATTATTACAGCTAGCCATGATCCTCTAGATTGCGATGCTGGTATAACCAATAAAATACTTACCACGCCAAACATGGGTATATAGTTAAAAATGTATTGGAACATCTTTTTTAAAAATACAGAGCCACTTTTTGATCGCATTTGCTCTATTATGTTTGCGTTAAACAAATACATTCCCAAAGTTATTGGCCATACAGCCGAAAGAAAGCCAGCATAAGGCCCTGGGTTAAAAAAACTACCTGTCATTCTAAACCCAGAATGATTAGATGGATAGTATTCCAGCAATTGTAAATTACCATATATTGCTTGGATAATTCCTGAAACGACAACCATCAATAGCAAACAAACATAATTTTTATTGGAAAGATTTCTTAAAACGATATACAAAACACCTAACCCCACTAATTCCATAAATCGGATTGAGAAACTTAAATTAGTTTGAATGACATATCTATTTAATGTAATAAATGTTAAAAAAATAAAAAGTACAATATCCAATTTAGAAGGTGAAAATGAAATAGCTTTAGTGAATACTATCTTGAGACCATATAAACATAGCAACACTAAACAACTATATTGAAAGCAAATAAACTTGCTTGTAACTGTGGGTTGTACATATCCAGATAGATTAATTTGGGGTAATACCAAGAAAAGCAAAGACACAAAAACTACAATAGCGAATTTTGGCAAACTTGTTAAAACATTTGTACTTTCCTTCATTTTGGTAAAATATGCACTCTTAAAGTTGTAATTGTTTTAGCACAATATAAATTTATATATGCTTTTTACTACGCAATAAATTACCTAAAATTGATACTATATTACCAAATCAATAAAAAATGTGAAACTTATAACTATTATAATTCGCTTTAGATAAATTTCATTAAACATTTAAGGATATAATTTTATAAAAAAGCCACTGATTTTTATCAAGTTGTCTATGAAATTTGATAGGCTCTGCCTATCGGATTTTGTAGAGCAAGAGGGTAACACGCTGCGCGATGTTACATTTACACAACAATCTGTTTTTCATCAACTTATTTACTTATCGAATTATGTTTTTCCGTGAATTTTTAGTAAAAAAGCTTTGTAACCCCTATAAAACCTAGAATCTTTTAGTAAAAAATCACGGAATTCCTAAAATTTGACCCTATTTAAGGTAATTTGATGGTATTGAACCTATGTGGTTACAAAGGCTACCGCGCTCGTTTTGGGGCGAGCTTGGTCCATTTTTAAAGTGATGGATTCCCCTCGCTCAATGTAGAACCAATACAAAAAATCGTTTTTAAAAAGCCAGACCCTAAATCCATCCCTTTAAAAACGTATGAACATATATGCCGCTGAACACCTTTACCCTTGCCGACCAAGGGCAGTGCCTTGCACGGTGTCCGTTGGCATTAATCTTGTGATTTTCTCTGGGCTTTTAGGCTTTTTGTTCCTTGTTAGAATTTCTGTGATCTTAATTTAGGAGTATAATTCGAGTGAATTATTTCTAAACAACACAACTATTGTTTTGATTCGCTGAAATTTTTGTAACTTCTCTTTTTTTGATCCGTTCCTGTAGATTGTTTATATCCTCGCTTATCTTGGTTTCCACTACCCTAGCATAGATTTGGGTCGTCGATAACTTTGTATGTCCCAAAAGCTTTGACACTGTTTCTATGGGTACGCCGTTAGACAGTAAAACAGTGGTTGCAAAGGCATGTCTGGCAATGTGGAAAGTCAGGTTATTCCTTATTCCACAAACATCGGCTATATCTCCTTTAAATACGAATTCAACTTTTGGTTTGAGATTGTTGGGAATAAGTTTTGTTTTACTGTAGTGCTTGGATTTGATTTATAAGTTTCTATAATCTTCAAGGCTTTGGTCAGTAATGGTATCTTTACTGGAACGCTCGTTTTTTCCCTTTGTGAATAGATCCATTGCTTTCCGTCTATACCTATACATAGGTTATCGGTCGTTAAATTCATGACATCGCCATAGGATAAGCCTGTATAACAACTGAACACGAACAGGTTCTTTATCAATCCCAGCCTTGGAATTGTAAATGACTTGTTCTCTATGCTTTGCAGTTCTTCCAAGGTCAGGAAGCCCCTTTCCTTCTTTTCGTATTTCGCCTCAAACTTCATGAATGGATCCTTGTCCAACCATTCCATTTTAAAGGCAAGGCTCACCATTTTCCTTAATCTTTCAATATGTTTCATAACGGTATTGTTTCCATTTTTTCCTGGTGCCTCAAAAAACGCTCAAAGTCAATGATGAACTTATATCCTAGTTCCGAGAGGTACATGTCCGTTGTCCTGTGCTTTTGCTTTAGAAAGAGAAGGATATACTTGTGTGTCGTGAAATAGTTCTTTTGTGTGCCCCATCGCAGGGTGTCCTTCATGTGGGTATTGTGGTACTCTATGATATCCGAAAGTGAATGGCGGTCTTCTTCATTACCAAGGAAATGTGCCTTAATGATGTTCGAGCTTACCTGCTTGTTACCGCTTTGCAGTTTTTGATAGCATTCAAATAGCTTGGCATTGACCTGCTCTATAAAATTGTTGAACTGTTTGTTTTCCTCGCTTAATCCTTTTAGCCTGTTCTTGTTGGTATCCCAATCTGAAATGGTTACTTTTCTTTTAAGGGAAAGTTCCGCGCGTTTGCCATTTACGGTGATTCGAGCATAGAGGGGTGCCTGTCTGTTTTTGGTATTGGCTTGCCTTAGCCAAAACAGGATACTGAAGGTGTTTGAATGTGTCATAATCTTTCATTTTTAAATTAAACATTAAAAACAAAAGTCAAATCAAGTCATTCGGTTACCTTTTTTATGGGTTTCCACGTGTGGTAACCGAATTGGTCACTTTTTTTACCAAACCAATACAAATTAAATGTGACCCTTTAAAATGCAAAAACTTGATAATCATTCGATTACCAAGTTTTTATTACTATTTGATTTCTTAAAAAGTCGGGGTGGCAGGATTCGAACCTGCGACCTCCTGCTCCCAAAGCAGGCGCGATAACCGGGCTACGCTACACCCCGTAAATATTTTCTTGTAACGGGATGCAAATATACTTTTTTATACAATAATCGCACTAAATATTCTGTTTAATTTTAAAAAAACTATTTTTAAGTTTTTTTAAACAAAATCGCTTAACCCTCTTTTTAAAATAATGGCGCAACCAAATTCTTTCATTTTAAAAAAGGCATTGTTCTTTAGTTTCTTTTTGATGACTTTTTCGCACAGCTATTGCCAACAAACTCTGAAAGGGAAAATTATTGATAGTGAAAACGGAACGCCTATTGCTAGTGTAACAATTAAAAATTCTCAAAACAATAAAATTGTAATTTCAAATACTTTAGGTGAGTTTGAAGTGCAAGAATCTGGAATTTATCAATTTATAAAGATAGGTTATCAAGAAAAAAACGAACCGTTAAATTCTGGTTTTACAATTATTCAACTGGAATTAAATCCTTCAAATTTAAAAGAGATTATAGTAACCGCAAATCATATCCCTCAAAAATTAAAAAAATCAAATACAACTATTGATATTATCACTCCTAAAGATATGGAACGTGGAAACACAACGAATGTCATGGATGTTTTAAACAGAGTTCCTAGTGTATTTATGCAATCGGGATCTTTAAATACCAATAAAATTTCCATTAGAGGTATTGGCTCAAGAAACCTATATGGAACTTCAAAAATCAGAGCCTATTTTCAAGATATCCCACTCACTTCTGGAAGCGGAGAAACAACAATTGAAGATTTTGAATTAGGTTCTATCTCTCGAATGGAAATCATCAAAGGTGCAGGTTCCAGTATTTACGGTGCAGGTTTAGGCGGCACCATCCATTTAATTCCTAAAAATGCTTCTCTAAACCAAACGGATGTTCAAAGCGATATATCTTTTGGTTCTTTTGGGCTCATGAAAGGTGTTTTAAATATTAATTATGGTGCTACAAAAAATAGTTTTAGAGCTATTTACAGTAACACCCATAGTGATGGTTACAGGGATAATAATGAATACAACCGACAAACGTTCACCATAAACTCTAATCACTTTTTAAATAATAAAGATGATATAACATTGTTAGCCAGCTATGTCGATTTAAAAGGATTTATTCCAAGTTCAATTAATGAAAATGATTATTTAAATAATCCTAAATCAGCAGCTTTTACTTGGGCACAGTCTAAAGGTTATGAAGATTCGAAACGTGGTATTATTGGTGGTTCTTGGAATCATCATTATAATAGTAACGTAAAGCAAGCAACCAGTGTTTTCGCATCTTTTAAAGAGGCTTACGAACCAAGACCTTTTGATATTTTAACAGAAAACACATCTGCTATTGGAATAAGAAGTCGAATTTTAGGTACATTCAAAAAACTAAATTGGACACTTGGCGGTGAATTATTTAAAGACTCCTATAAATCAAGAAACTTTGAAAATTTATATCAAGATTATCCCTCAGGAACTGGTAGTGTTGAAGGCGATAAATTCTCAGACTTTAAAGAAAATCGCAGTTATTATAACCTCTTTTTCGAAACCAATTACAACCTTTCGGAAAAAATGACGCTTTCGGTTGGGTTTAATTTCAATAAAACATCTTACGACTTACTTGACCGATTTGTTTCAGATGAAAACCCAGACCAAACGGGTACTTACAAATTCAAAGGTATGCTATCTCCCAAATTTGGTGTTTCACATATATTTACCGATAACATTAGTGTTTATTCCAATATAAGTCATGGGTTTTCACCACCCACAACTGCCGAAACATTACTACCAGATGGTTTAATCAATGCAAACATAAAGCCAGAAACTGGTTGGAATTTAGAAATAGGGACACGCTCATCTTTCATTAATAATCGTCTACAAATTAACTTGGCATTATACAAATTAGACGTGCGTAATCTTTTAGTTGCCAGAAGAACCGGAGACGACCAATTTATTGGAGTAAACGCTGGAAAGACCCAACACAATGGTTTGGAATTGGTTATAAAACACCAATGGCTACAACAGGAAACCGTATCACTAAATCAATATGTATCTTACACACTTAACGATTTTAAGTTTAAAGAGTTTGTTGATGATGGAAACAATTTTTCTGGAAACAAATTAACTGGTGTCCCTTCAAACCTTTTAAATACAGGCATGGATTTTGATACTCAATTAGGCATTTACACAACTATTAATTACCAGTATGTTGGACAAATTCCTATGACAGATACGAACTCGCTGTTCACTAAAGATTATAGCTTAACAAATATAAAATTGGGCTATAAACATTTTATTAATAAATGTTTTAAGGTAAACGCCTATTTTGGTTTGGATAATATTTTTAACACCCATTATGCATCGCAAATATTAATTAATGCAACTGGCTTTGGTGGTGCAGCTCCTAGGTATTATTACCCTGGAAATCCAACAAATTATTATACTGGGATTAACATAAGTTATATGTTTTAACTAAATTTATATCAAAAAACAAATATGAAACAGTTACATTTTTTATTAGCAGTAGTTTTAATCTCATTAAACGCTTGTGCTCAACAATCCGAATCTGAAGTAAAAGCCCAAGATCCTGAAAACGTAAATTATACAACAGAATTAATTGTTTCAGATATAAATATACCTTGGGGCATAGCATTTTTACCAGATAGCAGCATGCTAATAACAGAAAAAGCAGGCGAACTTATTCATTTTAAAAATGGAACAAAAACTTTAATTGAAGGGGTCCCTGAAATTTATCTACGTGGTCAAGGTGGTTTTATGGGCATCAAATTACACCCAAATTACGAAACCAATGGATGGATTTATTTCTCTTACGCTTCTGCGGAAGGTGAAGGAGAGGGTGGCAATACTGCCATTATGCGAGCCAAATTAAAAAACAACGCCTTAACTGAAAAAGAAGTGCTATACAAAGCATCACCAAACTCTAAAAAAGGACAACATTTTGGCTCTCGTATAGAATTTGATAATGATGGCTATTTATACTTCTCTATTGGAGAACGTGGTGACCGCGATGTAAACCCACAAGACATCACGCGCGATTGTGGTAAAATTTACCGACTTCATGACGATGGACGTATCCCTACAGACAACCCTTTTGTTAATTCAGAAAACGCAAAACCCGCCATTTATAGTTATGGACACAGAAATCCACAAGGATTAATAAAAAACCCAGAAACTGGAGCCATTTGGGAGCATGAACACGGGCCACAAGGTGGTGATGAAATCAACATCATCCAAAAAGGAAAAAACTATGGGTGGCCTGTTATATCGTATGGTATTAACTACAGCGGAACGTCTTTTACTGATATTACTGAAAAAGAAGGCATGGAACAACCTCTTTTTTATTGGGTACCTTCTATTGCTCCCAGCGGAATGGCATTTGTTACATCAAATAAATACCCCAATTGGAAAGGCAATTTATTAGTAGGTTCACTTAAATTTGAATATTTAGAACGTCTGGTTTTAGACAACGGAAAAGTTGTTAAACGTGAAAAACTAATAGAAAAAACAGGTCGTATTAGAGATGTTGTCCAAGGTCCAGATGGCTATATTTATGTAGCTGTTGAAGGTAAAGGCATTGTAAAAATAGTTCCTGAAAATTAAAAATAATAATTCTTTATGAAATCACTCCTATTAAGTCTATTTGTAACACTTTCAGTTATATTCTCAAGTTTTTCACAAACCAACACCAATACATTAAAATCTAGCATAGAAAGAGGTCAAGAAATCTATACCGATTTTTGTATATCATGCCATCTTCCTAATGGAAAAGGTGTTGAAAGAATTTATCCTCCACTTGCCAATTCAGATTACCTCATCAAAAACAGAGAAGCAAGTATTAAAGCTATCAAATTTGGAATGAGTGGCGACATTGTTGTTAACGGGAAAAAATACAACAGTGTTATGGCTCCTTTGGGTTTAAGTGATGACGAAGTGGCCGATGTTATGAACTACATCAGCAATAGCTGGGGCAATAAAAATGAAAAAATGGTTACTAAAGCTGAAGTTTCAAAAATCAAAAAATAAAATAACTCACAGTATTTGATTGACATTTAACTAACTTTGTAAAAGGTTAATTAAACAAAACTATTCATGCTTATTATCGGAATCGCGGGTGGAACAGGCTGCGGCAAAACAACCGTTGTAAATCAAATACTTAACGAACTCCCAGAGGGTGAAGTTGGAGTTATATCACAAGATTCTTATTATAAAGATACGACGCACTTAAGTTACGACGAACGTATTAAAATAAATTTTGACCACCCTAGATCTATCGATTTTGAGCTTTTAGAAAGTCATCTTAAAGATTTAAAAAAAGGCATTCCTATACACCAACCCGTATATTCTTTCGTTAAGCATAATAGAACGGGAGATACCATTTTTACACATCCAAGAAAAGTAATGATTGTGGAAGGTATTTTAATTTTAACCCATCCAGAATTACGCGATATGTTTGATATTAAAATATTTGTACATGCCGATACTGACGAGCGTTTAATAAGAAGATTAAAACGTGATATTTCTGAACGTGGTAGAGATTTAGATGAAGTTTTAACACGTTATCAAAACACGTTAAAACCCATGCACGACCAATTTATAGAACCTATGAAAGAGTATGCAGACATTATTATACCTAACAACAAACACAATACTGTTGCCATAGATATTGTTCGCACAATAATAAACAACAAACTATAAATGAGCATTTTAAAGCATAAAATATTCAAACCTTTCAAAAACATTTTCATACTTATACTAGCTGTATTTATTGTATGGATGTTGTTTTTTGATGCTAACTCGTGGTTAATTCATCATGAATTAAATACAGATATAGATGCTTTAGAAAGTGAAAAAGAATATTATAAAAAAGAAATTGAAAAAGACAATAAAGCTATTAAAGCATTAAGTACCGAGGAAGGTTTAGAAAAATTTGCTCGCGAAGAATACTACATGAAGCGTGACAATGAAGAAATTTACATCATAGAATACGAAGACAGTCTAAAAACTAAAAAAGATGATTAGTGGTTTGTTTGATGAATTCGATTCGGTTTCAGCAAAACAGTGGAAACAAAAAATCCAGTTCGATTTAAACGGCGCTGATTATAACGAAACGCTTATCTGGAAAAGCAACGAAGACATTTCGGTTAAACCATTTTACAATTCTGAAGATTTAAAAGAGCTTCCCGAAGTTTCAAACACCAAAGCCACTCAATGGAACATTTGCCAAACTGTTTTTGTTGCAAATATTGAAAAGTCAAACAAAAAAGCTCTCAAATCCGTTCAGCGTGGTGCCGAAAGCATCAAATTCATCATTCCAAACGAATCCATTTCTATTAAACAATTACTAGAAAACCTAGATGACATTCCTGTTTTTTTTGAACTTCAATTTCTTTCAGAAAAATTCATTGAACAAATAAATAGTATTTCCGCAAAAGCCCATATACATATTGACATAGATATTATTGGAAATTTAGCAAAAACCGGTAATTGGTTTAATAATTTAAACGACGATTTTACAAAGTTCAAAAACATCGTAAAGCAAACCCAATCTTTTAATATTAATGTTGCCCTATATGAAAATGCTGGTGCCAATATGGTACAGCAATTAGCTTATGCCCTAGCACATGCCAATGAATACTTAAATGCCCTAGATAACGATTTTAACGCTGAAACCAAACAAACTTTACAAATAACCTTTGATGTATCTGTAGGATCAAACTACTTTTTTGAAATTGCCAAACTGCGGGCTTTACGCCTACTTTGGAGCACACTGGCTTCAGAATACCAAATAAATACCCAGTGCCATATCACTGCAACGCCTACCAAACGTAATAAAACCATATACGATTACAATACCAATTTACTACGCACTACCACTGAATGTATGAGCGCGGTACTTGGTGGCGCTAATACTATTTGCAATTTACCTTATGATGTCATTTACAAAAAAGCCAATGCGTTTAGCGAACGAATGGCTCGCAATCAGCTTTTAATTTTAAAGCATGAAAGTTATTTTGATAAGATAAACAATCCTTCAGATGGAGCTTATTATATTGAATCTTTAACCAACCAACTTGCTGAAAAGTCTTTAGCCTTATTTAAAGATATTGAACGCAATGGCGGTTTTTTAAAACAATTAAAAGAAAATACTATTCAACGGAAAATAAAAGAAAGTGCTAATAAAGAACAGCAACAATTTGATACTGGTGAAACTATTTTACTAGGAACAAACAAACACCCAAACCCCAATGATGCTATGAAGGATGAATTAGAACTTTATCCGTTTGTAAAAACACATCAAAGAAAAACATTAATAGAGCCAATTATTGAAAAACGATTAGCCGAAACTCTAGAACAAGAACGCTTAAAAAATGAATAAAAGCACCTTTATATTATTTTTCCTTTTTAGTTTTTTGATACTAAGCAATACTTCATGTTTAAGCATCGCCAAAGATGTTGAAAGCTGGATAGAAGTTAGTAATATTGAAGACGTTCAAGGCAAATATCATTTTTTAACCGAAGACCAAATAAAAATTTATTTACCCGATACCTTTAAAAAATATTCAAGAGTTGGTTATGAAAAACTTTTAGACTCTTTAGCTAGTAAAAAAGATTACGAACTAGAAATTAAACGCTTGGAATTTTTACGTGAAATGGAAGGCAATTTTTATCTCTTTTTTGATGAAGAAACCCGTTCTACTTATACAATTAACACGATGCCTTATATGCCAATACATAAAAGTGATGCGCAATATATTTTAAGTATGATATCCATGAATAACGAAAAAATTTCAAAAAAAACCGATTTAGAATTCACTAAAATAACCGCCAAATATAACGCCAATAATAGTACTCAACTTTTCAAGGCAATTCATAAAATAGAAAACATAAAAAAACAACATACCAGTTTTAATTCCTCATATATAGTTTCGGCAAACAAAAAAACTATTTACATCCAACTCTTAACAGGTTTTGATGTGAATTTCGACCCATTTTTACAAAAAATGATTTTATAATGTCTAGAAAAAATCTTCAGCATATTAATCTGAAATCTGAAATCGGGAAACCGAATTTAGAAGCTTCTGAAACTTTTGTTACAGCTGAAGACATTACTATTCAATCAATTTATTCTAAACAAGACATTGAAAATTTAGAACATCTCAACTTTGCCGCTGGAATAACACCAAACCTTCGGGGGCCTTACAGCACGATGTATGTTACGAAACCGTGGACCATTAGGCAATACGCAGGGTTTTCAACCGCTAAAGAGAGTAATGCCTTTTACAGACGCAATTTAGCAGCAGGACAAAAAGGACTCTCAATTGCCTT
The genomic region above belongs to Mariniflexile litorale and contains:
- a CDS encoding septum formation initiator family protein, whose amino-acid sequence is MSILKHKIFKPFKNIFILILAVFIVWMLFFDANSWLIHHELNTDIDALESEKEYYKKEIEKDNKAIKALSTEEGLEKFAREEYYMKRDNEEIYIIEYEDSLKTKKDD
- a CDS encoding methylmalonyl-CoA mutase subunit beta, yielding MISGLFDEFDSVSAKQWKQKIQFDLNGADYNETLIWKSNEDISVKPFYNSEDLKELPEVSNTKATQWNICQTVFVANIEKSNKKALKSVQRGAESIKFIIPNESISIKQLLENLDDIPVFFELQFLSEKFIEQINSISAKAHIHIDIDIIGNLAKTGNWFNNLNDDFTKFKNIVKQTQSFNINVALYENAGANMVQQLAYALAHANEYLNALDNDFNAETKQTLQITFDVSVGSNYFFEIAKLRALRLLWSTLASEYQINTQCHITATPTKRNKTIYDYNTNLLRTTTECMSAVLGGANTICNLPYDVIYKKANAFSERMARNQLLILKHESYFDKINNPSDGAYYIESLTNQLAEKSLALFKDIERNGGFLKQLKENTIQRKIKESANKEQQQFDTGETILLGTNKHPNPNDAMKDELELYPFVKTHQRKTLIEPIIEKRLAETLEQERLKNE